The following are from one region of the Paenibacillus sp. KS-LC4 genome:
- a CDS encoding 4-hydroxyphenylacetate 3-hydroxylase N-terminal domain-containing protein: MRGGHFLQSLNDGRSVWLGGEKLSDLPSHPAFKGTLETIKTLFNQLDDPEVRDKIGFQVSGTDRYAHSSFLVPYTSEQLAKRSESFAFWSQETHGMMSRLSDYARSLVTGWYAAKSELGQLDPHFESKITAYYEKARDQDLFLTTAIIDPQIDRSSSLEDSRISERFLHVVKETSEGIVVRGAKMIATGAPYTHDFLIFSFLKFKSEEHKHAHVLIVPANSPGLHIVCRESFADGREQNHILSSRYDEMDAVLFFDDVLIPWERVLLHGDSEKVLALRANKTANALAFHQNVVRYVAKLEFVTGIAFAIAEAIGANGFLHVQEKLGELLTQISVMKALVIASETQARPDAAGVLVPEISYIDAARNIGTKFYPRAIEIVQQVGGGGFVQAPAGVEDFYGPISKLMHLYFEGASVSAEKKVQLFKLAWDLVGSPLGSRHELYERFYAGDPVRAYANQYLGFDKESLTDPVWRLLMESSKR; encoded by the coding sequence GTGCGGGGAGGACATTTTCTTCAAAGCTTGAATGATGGAAGAAGCGTATGGCTGGGAGGAGAAAAGCTAAGTGATTTGCCTTCCCATCCAGCCTTCAAAGGCACGCTTGAGACGATCAAAACCTTGTTTAATCAACTCGACGACCCAGAAGTGAGAGATAAAATCGGCTTTCAAGTTTCAGGAACCGACCGCTATGCCCATAGTTCCTTTCTTGTACCCTATACTTCTGAGCAGCTTGCGAAACGCAGCGAGTCGTTTGCTTTCTGGTCTCAGGAGACGCACGGCATGATGAGCAGGCTGTCCGACTATGCACGATCCTTGGTAACCGGCTGGTATGCGGCAAAATCCGAGCTGGGGCAGCTAGATCCCCATTTCGAATCCAAAATCACCGCCTATTATGAGAAAGCGCGGGATCAGGATTTATTTTTGACTACCGCCATTATCGACCCGCAGATTGACCGTTCAAGCAGTCTCGAAGACAGCCGCATCTCCGAACGTTTTCTGCATGTGGTGAAGGAGACGAGCGAAGGCATCGTCGTACGCGGGGCCAAAATGATTGCGACAGGTGCGCCCTACACCCATGATTTCCTCATTTTCTCCTTTCTTAAATTCAAGTCTGAGGAGCACAAGCACGCTCATGTGCTGATCGTACCGGCTAACTCGCCGGGGCTGCATATTGTGTGCCGGGAATCCTTCGCAGACGGCAGAGAGCAGAATCATATATTGAGCTCTCGTTATGACGAGATGGATGCCGTGCTATTTTTCGATGATGTGCTCATTCCTTGGGAAAGGGTGCTGCTGCACGGCGATTCCGAGAAGGTGCTCGCGCTCAGAGCGAACAAAACAGCCAATGCGCTGGCTTTCCATCAAAATGTTGTGCGCTATGTCGCCAAGCTCGAATTTGTAACTGGCATTGCATTCGCGATTGCGGAGGCGATTGGCGCCAATGGCTTTCTGCATGTGCAGGAAAAGCTCGGGGAGCTGCTTACCCAAATTTCAGTCATGAAGGCGCTCGTCATCGCCTCAGAGACACAGGCCCGGCCCGATGCTGCCGGCGTGCTCGTTCCGGAAATTTCCTACATTGATGCAGCTCGCAATATTGGAACAAAGTTTTATCCGCGAGCTATCGAGATTGTCCAGCAGGTCGGCGGCGGCGGGTTTGTGCAGGCACCCGCAGGCGTCGAGGACTTCTATGGCCCTATCTCAAAGCTGATGCATCTTTATTTTGAGGGTGCCTCTGTCAGCGCCGAGAAGAAGGTCCAGCTGTTCAAGCTGGCTTGGGATTTGGTCGGAAGTCCGCTCGGATCACGGCATGAGCTGTATGAGCGTTTCTACGCCGGTGATCCCGTTCGGGCTTATGCCAACCAATATCTCGGCTTTGATAAGGAAAGCCTGACAGACCCCGTCTGGCGGCTGCTTATGGAGAGCAGCAAACGCTGA